Within the Clostridium scatologenes genome, the region AATTATTATTTAAATAAATACACATAAAAAACCTTCCATCCATAAAGGGACGAAAGGCTTCAATTTAGCAGTAACACCTAATTTGTCAAAAATGACTAACTTAAACAGTAAGGAAAATTTCTTTACTTACCAGTAGTAAGGCATTGACTACTTCTAAGCCTACTATCCAATGAGGAGTTAGATCAGAAACTTAAGGTTGTTATTAAATGTAAACTAAATATTTATGATTTAACTTAATAAATTACTAAAAATAAAGTTTACATTTGCTAGTCTCGTCATTACTTTTTATTATACACTTTATCCTAAAATTATAATATCTATACAATTATATGTCAACGTTTATATTTTGAAGGCCTAAGGTGGTATTGTATCTATAGTGTAGATACAGTGTAGATATAATATAGGCTTATACAAATATTTTTTACAATATTTGTATAAAAAGTAATTGATTTGCATCTACATTTAGAGTACAATGTAGATACGAAAATAATTTAGAGGAGTGATCAAAATGGCTGAATATATAATGGCATTAGATGCTGGAAAATATGCTGTTAAGGCTATTGGCAGAAATTCTAAGGGGTTAACTTCTGATATAAAGAAGGTGAACATTAGAACTAAGATATACGAGCTAAAAAATGGATATATAGATGCAGAGGGAAAATCATATAAGGTAGTGTTTAATGGTGAAGAGTTGATTGTAGGTGAACAAGGTGAAACAAAAAGTTATGAAACATCAAAAACGTTGTTCATACATAAGGTATGTACTTATACAGCAATTACTCAATTTTTAGAACCTGATACTAAGGATAATAAAATAAGTATGGTTCTTGCATGTCCCATAAGTGTGCTAAAGGTTGAAAAGGCTAAACAAGAATATAAAGATTTCATAAAGAGCAGCGGAATTATAGAAATAAATGTAGATGATAAGGATTATAGTTTTGAAATTTCAAATGTAATGATAAAGGCTGAAGGATCTGGAATAGTTTATTTATCTCCTCATTTATTTAAAAATAAAAAAATAGGAGTAGTTGATTTTGGAGGATTAAATTTTACATTTTCTCTTTATACTGATGGTATTTGTATGTCGCCTTCATCTGATCGCTTTGTAGAGGAGTTTGGTGCAATAAAACTAATCAATTATGTAGCCGATGATTTAACAGGTTATAAGAGAGGTAATATAGTTAAATTCGAGGTGGCAGAAAGAGCACTTAATGTTGGATATTTATCTAACTTTGGACAGATAGATAAGGGAAGCCAAGAAGTTATTGAAGAGAGTAAAAATCGTTTTTTTGATGAAGCTTGTGATCAGATTAGCAGGCATGGGTTTCGTATTGAAGAGTTAGATGGTTTAGTATTTATAGGTGGTACTACCCAAAAGTTAGTTGAAGCCATAACAAAGAAAATTCCTAATTCATTCATAACAGCTGATCCACAATGGTCAACCGTAGAAGGTTTATATAAAGTGGCATATAAGAAATATATTACCTAGGGAATAATAGGGGGGATATATTATGGCAAAGCGACCTGGATCATTGGTCTTAACATTTTCCAAGAAAAACATGGATATAAGGAGATTACTAGAAAATAAAAAGCTTAATAATGAAAGTTTTGTAGCAACTGATTATATTTGTGAATCTATAAGATTTTATGAAAAATATAAGGATTCTACTGGAAGCAATAATTTAGAATCTATAAAAAAGTTAATAGATGACAGACTGAAAAAGTTCATTCAAGCTAATAGTACGGTGACACTTGGATTGGCAGAAACCAAAAACGATGTAGAAAACAAGACAATGATTATGAATGAAATAAAAACCAATATAAGTACTTTAGAGAGCGATTTAGATGATATACCTATTGATGAGGATTAAACAATTCAAATAAAAGGTTCAATATTAATTAGGATAGGGTTTACCGTAAGAAGTATGACGTAGACTTTTTCTAAATCGCTACATTAAAATTTACTATTTCTTTTTTATTTTGGGCAGAATTTACCAAAATTTATTTGACTAACTTTATGCTATAGTGTAAAATTACACTATAGTATAATTAATTACAATATACGGATAATCATACTCTAAAAGTAATATTAATGAAAGGGCTATTATAACAAAAGAAGAGTTTATAGAAATAGTAGATTCAAAAATCAAGCTTATAATAAATAAAAGTGATTACACACAAGACAAAATAGCAGGTATGTTTCTTTTTTCACTATATATAAAGAGAGGCTAAGTGAACTTAGTTAACGATTGCAATTTTATATGATTTATATAATTAAATGAAAGGAGTATATAGAATGTTTGATAAGCTCAACAAAAAATGGATCACCAAGCACAAAATTGTAACAGTATTAATTGGGTTATGTTTCACCCAAATGGCAGTAATCGGTTATAAAAAATATCAAGTATATAACAATGTGCGAGCTTACTTGATAAACACAAAAGGGTATAAGGCTCAGAATATTAAGAAGATTAAAGTAACGCATACTTATCTAGGTATAATTTTAGGGCCTTCTAGCTATCCTATAAGTGTAGTCTTTACTGATGAGCCAAATGCTTTATATCAGTATGCTGGTTATGATAAAATATACCAATTAGGGGTGGCTGGAAAGCCAAATGAAGGTAAGGATTTTAAATACTTTGAAAAACCTAATGTGTCTAAATAATGTAATTAAGAAAACAAAAAAACATTTATCTGCAGCAGGTGTATAGAAATTAATAGGATTTGTGAGAAATGTGGATATATTTTTGCCGTTGAATTTTACTTTTTGTAAAGAAGATGTTAGATGAATGATACTGAAAAAGGAAAAAAAGGAACTTCTTGAATGCCCTGAAAGCTTAAAAAATTTTTTAATATTAAAACTAGTTACATCAACAATTTTTAGGGAGTTTACGTTATTTATGATACGGTTCACCACTAATGATTCTATATCCCCTATATACTTGTTCTAATAAAATTACCCTCATGAGTTGGTGTGGAAATGTCATTTTAGAAAAACAAAGCTTAAAATTAGCTCGTGATAGTACTTGACTTGAAAGACCAAGCGAACCACCAATTATGAAAGCTAAGTTACTGTTTCCATTAATACCAGCATCTTTTATAAAAGATGCTAATTGCTCAGAGGAAAGCATAGACCCTTTTAGGTCTAAAGCAGTAACAAACATATTATTTTTTATATGTTTTAAAATGCTTAAGCCCTCTTTGTCTTTTATTTGAAGTTCTTCTTTTTCAGAAGCATTATCAGGTGTCTTTTCGTCAGGAACTTCTATTATATCTAATTTACAATATCTGCTCAAACGCTTAGAGTATTCGTTTATAGCCTCTTTTAAGTACTTTTCTTTAAGTTTGCCAACACATATTATGGATATATTCATTATAAAATCTCCTAATCATTATATGATACTTTAATAAAGAAAAAAATCCTTACACTGAAGTGTAGGGATTTAATTTCAAACTAAGCATTTTTTCCGCAGCAGTGTTTATATTTCTTTCCACTTCCACATGGACATGGATCATTTCTTCCTACTTTGTTTTTATTTACTACAGTTTTAGAGTTAGCCCAATCTTTATGTATTTCTTTTCTCTTTTCTTTAGAGAATATGGATTCCCATTGAGGAAGAGTGTAAAGATAATCAGCTTTAGCATCTAACATATTAAAATATAATTTTTCAAAATCTATTTTTACGTCAATGTTAGAATCCTCTTCTAGGGTATCAAGATCGAAAGACTCAACAAGGCTGTCATTAATTCCATCTAGAAAACCCATAAAGAATATTGTTGAAGTTTCAAATTTATCAGCTAAGCTTTTAATGCTTCCGTTTATAATATGGTTATGCTCTGCTAAAACTTTTGTGTAAATATTTTTTTCAATAGAACCGTATTCTTTCCAGAATGCAGCTTCTCCTCTAGTTTTAACAAAATCTACAACCATATCTGTCCAACTTTTATACAAACTCATAGTTTTATCTCCTTTTGAAAATATATTACTAACTTAAAAATGCACACTACTTCAAATATTATAATAAAAAACCTAATATTTTTCAATAATCTTTTTATACCACTTTTTATCATAATTTACTTTTTCTTAGCATTTGATATAGTATCTTTTCCAAGTGGGGATGTTAAGTTAAAATTATTTCCCCATACATTAGTATCCTTGTTGTCTATAAAAATTTTAACTTTTTGTATTGAAGGCAATTCAGTTAAAGAAAAAATGATGCTTTTTAAACAAGTTTCTTCTTTATATGCATTCATAGAAATATTTGCCTCTTTACTAAAGTTTACATAAGCAGTATTGTCTTTAATGGAAAAACTCAAAAGCTTTGTATCTTTAGGTAAAACTGAATTTAAATTATTTTTTACACTAGGGCCTTTTATAATTTCATTAATAATGGTTTCACCTAATAATTCATCTTTCTTTATAACTCGTTGTTCTTTAGATAAATCAGTAGAATCAGTAGAATTATTAGAAGAACCAAAATATATATTTAAATCCAAAGCATTTTCCTTTTCCTTTGATAAAGCAATCTGTTTTTCTTTATCACCAGAACTTATAGAGTCCTTGTTTTTACATCCTGTTAAGCTTACCACAGAAAATATAGTCATGGAACATATGAATATCGAAAGAGTTTTTTTCATATTCCTCACCTTTTTATCAAAATTCTATATAATTACTAGGCATATCTCTTTTAGCTACAGAAATATTTAAATCTTTATTTAAGTCAATTTTAGCTTCATTTAGTATGTTTAATACTGTTTGATATGCAAGTTCAGGGTAATTATTTGTTTTACTTAAGTGTCCCAAAATAATTTTCTTAAATTTACTATTTACTATATTAACAATAGCTTTACCACAATCATCATTGGATAAATGACCTATATTACTTAAAATTCGCTTTTTCAAATTATAAGGATAAGGACCAAATTTTAGCATTTCTACATCATGATTGCTTTCTAATAGAGCTACATCTGCATCTTCTAGAGTTTTACGAATTTCTGTAGAAAAAAATCCTAAATCAGTTGCTATACAAGCTTTTTTATTTTTACAACTCAGAGAATATCCAGAAGGAGCTGCTGCATCATGAGAGATTTTGTAACTAGTTATATCCATATCTTTAATGCTTATGCAATTGCTTTGCAATATTTTAATATTTTTCTCTTTTATTTTACCAATAGTTTTTGACATGGAATCCCATGTAGGAGCATTGGTATATATAGGTATATCATATTTTCTAGATAATACACCTACCCCTTTTGTATGATCTATATGTTCATGAGTAACAAATATGCCATCAATGTCAGCAGGATTTTCTCCAATATGCTCAAGTGCCTTTTCTATACTTTTTCCTGGAAGTCCTGCATCTACTAAAACTTTAGTGTTATTAGAAGATATAAATATACTATTTCCACTACTGCCACTATATAGAGGACAGAAAATCATAATAATTCTCCTATCTTAAATTAATACTATTCTAAGCAGCTAACTCTTTTTATATCTGCACCTAGAGCTTTGAATTTATCTTCAATATTTGGGTAACCTCTATCAATATGTTCAATACTTAGAACTTCAGTAACTCCATCAGCAATAAGGCCAGCAATAACCATAGCAGCACCTGCTCTTAAATCAGTTGCCTTAACTACTGCACCTGTAAGCTTATCAACACCATCTATTATAGCAGTTCTACCTTCTACTTTTATGTTGGCACCCATTTTCTTTAGTTCATCAACATGCTTAAATCTACTTTCCCATATACTTTCAGATATGATGCTTCTACCTTTAGCTACTGTTAGTAGAGTACTCATAGGTTGCTGTACATCTGTTGGAAATCCTGGATAAGGTTGAGTTTTTATATTTACTCCTTTAAGATTTCCACTAGATTTTACAGTAATACAGTCTCCATCTTCAATTATTTCAGTACCTGCTTCTATAAGTTTTGCTGAAATAGATTCTAAATGTTTTGGTATAATATTTTCTAAGCGTACTTCGCCACCACATGAAGCAACAGCGATCATGTAAGTTCCAGCTTCTATTTGATCAGGTATTACACTATAGGAACATCCTTGAAGTTCTTTTACACC harbors:
- a CDS encoding ParM/StbA family protein, with protein sequence MAEYIMALDAGKYAVKAIGRNSKGLTSDIKKVNIRTKIYELKNGYIDAEGKSYKVVFNGEELIVGEQGETKSYETSKTLFIHKVCTYTAITQFLEPDTKDNKISMVLACPISVLKVEKAKQEYKDFIKSSGIIEINVDDKDYSFEISNVMIKAEGSGIVYLSPHLFKNKKIGVVDFGGLNFTFSLYTDGICMSPSSDRFVEEFGAIKLINYVADDLTGYKRGNIVKFEVAERALNVGYLSNFGQIDKGSQEVIEESKNRFFDEACDQISRHGFRIEELDGLVFIGGTTQKLVEAITKKIPNSFITADPQWSTVEGLYKVAYKKYIT
- a CDS encoding DUF3139 domain-containing protein, with protein sequence MFDKLNKKWITKHKIVTVLIGLCFTQMAVIGYKKYQVYNNVRAYLINTKGYKAQNIKKIKVTHTYLGIILGPSSYPISVVFTDEPNALYQYAGYDKIYQLGVAGKPNEGKDFKYFEKPNVSK
- the rlmH gene encoding 23S rRNA (pseudouridine(1915)-N(3))-methyltransferase RlmH, whose translation is MNISIICVGKLKEKYLKEAINEYSKRLSRYCKLDIIEVPDEKTPDNASEKEELQIKDKEGLSILKHIKNNMFVTALDLKGSMLSSEQLASFIKDAGINGNSNLAFIIGGSLGLSSQVLSRANFKLCFSKMTFPHQLMRVILLEQVYRGYRIISGEPYHK
- a CDS encoding SEC-C metal-binding domain-containing protein, which gives rise to MSLYKSWTDMVVDFVKTRGEAAFWKEYGSIEKNIYTKVLAEHNHIINGSIKSLADKFETSTIFFMGFLDGINDSLVESFDLDTLEEDSNIDVKIDFEKLYFNMLDAKADYLYTLPQWESIFSKEKRKEIHKDWANSKTVVNKNKVGRNDPCPCGSGKKYKHCCGKNA
- a CDS encoding GerMN domain-containing protein; this encodes MKKTLSIFICSMTIFSVVSLTGCKNKDSISSGDKEKQIALSKEKENALDLNIYFGSSNNSTDSTDLSKEQRVIKKDELLGETIINEIIKGPSVKNNLNSVLPKDTKLLSFSIKDNTAYVNFSKEANISMNAYKEETCLKSIIFSLTELPSIQKVKIFIDNKDTNVWGNNFNLTSPLGKDTISNAKKK
- a CDS encoding MBL fold metallo-hydrolase, producing MIFCPLYSGSSGNSIFISSNNTKVLVDAGLPGKSIEKALEHIGENPADIDGIFVTHEHIDHTKGVGVLSRKYDIPIYTNAPTWDSMSKTIGKIKEKNIKILQSNCISIKDMDITSYKISHDAAAPSGYSLSCKNKKACIATDLGFFSTEIRKTLEDADVALLESNHDVEMLKFGPYPYNLKKRILSNIGHLSNDDCGKAIVNIVNSKFKKIILGHLSKTNNYPELAYQTVLNILNEAKIDLNKDLNISVAKRDMPSNYIEF